A single region of the Manihot esculenta cultivar AM560-2 chromosome 12, M.esculenta_v8, whole genome shotgun sequence genome encodes:
- the LOC122721332 gene encoding uncharacterized protein LOC122721332, translating into MKKSGFFAASVAAASAISVTPSSSSTSSFSCNSNMPLSREEASSKKEHERSASTDKFAPRFDGLRFIETLVTAHR; encoded by the exons ATGAAGAAATCCGGCTTCTTTGCTGCTTCTGTAGCTGCAGCTTCTGCTATATCTGTTACTCCTTCTTCATCTTCTACCTCAAGCTTTAGTTGTAATTCTAATATGCCTCTTTCTCGTGag GAAGCTAGCTCAAAGAAAGAACATGAGAGATCAGCTTCCACAGACAAGTTTGCACCCAGGTTTGATGGGTTGAGGTTTATTGAAACGCTGGTTACTGCTCACCGATGA
- the LOC122725265 gene encoding uncharacterized protein LOC122725265 — protein MSGFLGWPAPSASSLNEWFSLAFSSASVENASLMLMILWALWQNRNNVVWKGQGQTASGVFFMALNFLQQWKAARVVSLVSTIVDPARPIWSPPPHGWIKANIDASLSLQRGSVGFGCVIRKDDGSFVAARADSFYSQMDAKCAETIAFREALSWIKECGWDRVLFELDAQL, from the exons atgagtgGTTTTCTGGGTTGGCCTGCGCCTTCTGCATCTTCTTTAAATGAGTGGTTTTCTTTAGCCTTCTCTTCTGCTTCTGTGGAAAATGCCTCCCTTATGCTAATGATCTTATGGGCTTTGTGGCAAAATAGGAACAATGTTGTATGGAAGGGTCAGGGTCAGACTGCGagtggtgtgttcttcatggctctgaattttttgcagcaatggaAAGCAGCCCGGGTCGTGTCCTTAGTAAGCACCATTGTCGACCCGGCTCGCCCGATCTGGTCTCCTCCGCCGCACGGTTGGATCAAGGCGAACATTGACGCCTCTTTAAGCTTGCAACGAGGTTCGGTAGGTTTCGGTTGTGTAATCCGGAAGGATGATGGGAGTTTTGTGGCTGCTAGAGCAGACTCTTTTTATAGTCAGATGGATGCAAAGTGTGCTGAAACTATAGCATTCCGGGAAgcattgagctggattaaagagtgtggatgggatcgagttcttttcgaattGGATGCTCAG TTATGA